Proteins encoded by one window of Ursus arctos isolate Adak ecotype North America unplaced genomic scaffold, UrsArc2.0 scaffold_22, whole genome shotgun sequence:
- the LOC130544591 gene encoding ras-related protein Rab-39A-like — MTKTRNTAATKPRSITRSYYRNSVGGFLVFDITNRRSFEHVKDWLEEAKMHVQPFRIVFLLVGHKCDLASRRQVTREEAEKLSADCGMKYIETSAKDATNVEESFTILTRDIYELIKRGEICIQDGWEGVKSGFVPNTVHSSEEAVKPRKECFC, encoded by the exons ATGACCAAAACCAGGAACACAGCTGCTACTAAGCCACG ATCAATAACTCGATCTTACTACCGCAACTCAGTTGGTGGGTTTTTAGTGTTTGACATCACCAACCGACGATCTTTCGAACACGTGAAAGATTGGCTAGAAGAGGCAAAAATGCACGTTCAGCCGTTTCGGATTGTGTTTCTGCTGGTGGGACACAAGTGTGACTTGGCTTCACGACGTCAGGTGACGAGGGAAGAAGCCGAAAAACTGTCCGCAGACTGTGGCATGAAGTATATAGAAACGTCCGCAAAGGATGCCACCAATGTCGAGGAGTCCTTCACGATCTTGACAAGAGACATTTATGAACTTATTAAAAGGGGAGAAATTTGTATTCAAGACGGCTGGGAAGGGGTTAAAAGTGGTTTTGTCCCAAATACTGTGCATTCCTCTGAGGAAGCGGTAAAGCCCAGGAAAGAGTGCTTCTGCTGA